Proteins co-encoded in one Campylobacter concisus genomic window:
- a CDS encoding ABC transporter ATP-binding protein, with amino-acid sequence MNEIIVGKNITTSYGDKIMHDNVSWSVKEAEIYGFLGGSGAGKTTLMKTMIYLKKPSEGDIFFDGVNMWKGSQEEQQEIKLKSGTMFQFGALYSSMTILDNVGVLLHEYSKFNKRQIDEIAMFWIQKVGLKKEVSMLYPSELSGGMKKRAALARALVLSPRVLFLDEPNSGLDPVSSRQMDALIKELRDSIGVTVVMVTHDADSIFDILDRFLIIDNKKIAFEGNIKELEYLKNNPLEELFKMRKK; translated from the coding sequence ATGAACGAGATAATAGTTGGAAAAAACATAACGACAAGTTATGGCGATAAGATAATGCACGATAATGTAAGCTGGAGCGTAAAAGAGGCAGAAATTTACGGCTTTTTAGGCGGTAGTGGCGCTGGTAAAACGACGCTTATGAAGACGATGATATATCTAAAAAAGCCAAGCGAGGGCGATATATTTTTTGACGGTGTCAATATGTGGAAAGGTAGTCAAGAGGAGCAGCAAGAGATTAAGCTAAAAAGTGGGACGATGTTTCAGTTTGGCGCACTTTATAGCTCGATGACGATCCTTGATAATGTGGGCGTTTTGCTTCATGAGTACTCTAAATTTAACAAACGTCAGATCGATGAGATAGCGATGTTTTGGATACAAAAAGTAGGGCTAAAAAAAGAGGTATCTATGCTTTATCCAAGCGAGCTAAGTGGCGGTATGAAAAAGCGTGCCGCGCTAGCAAGAGCCTTGGTGCTAAGCCCTAGGGTGCTATTTTTAGATGAGCCAAACAGCGGCCTCGATCCAGTTAGCTCACGCCAGATGGATGCACTCATAAAAGAGCTTCGTGATAGCATCGGCGTGACTGTTGTCATGGTGACTCATGATGCTGATAGTATTTTTGATATTTTGGATAGATTTTTGATAATAGATAACAAAAAAATAGCTTTTGAGGGAAATATAAAAGAGCTTGAATATCTTAAAAACAACCCACTTGAAGAGCTATTTAAAATGAGGAAAAAGTAG
- a CDS encoding MlaE family ABC transporter permease: protein MQNKNDVIFVVANGAQTIKFIGEFSYKDAKNLQSIFKKIQKLSGSIKFDFSELKSIDYAILILLRNALNGKKFEIITNDEKIKAMGDLLNDEKIDFNYMPPHNSLNFFSRLGEKICEGFVNLAEFGTFLGEFLIKSVKILFNPASLRFREFSNYIKDGGVNAVFIVSLTAFLIGVVLAYLGSAMLASFGASIFIVEIMGMLTLREVAPLIAAIVIAGRSASSFTAQIGAMKLTEEIDAMKTMGFEPFNFLVLPRIIAMVLCVPVIIFIADAISILGQMIICQTILDISFSDYLNRFREMVELRHFAVGMIKAPFFGAVIAIIGCMRGFGVSQNAQSLGAMTTVSVVNAIFWVIALDAFFAIIFMWLKI, encoded by the coding sequence TTGCAAAATAAAAATGATGTCATTTTTGTAGTGGCAAATGGCGCTCAGACTATAAAATTTATAGGTGAGTTTAGCTATAAAGACGCAAAAAATTTACAAAGCATTTTTAAAAAAATCCAAAAACTTAGTGGCAGTATTAAATTTGACTTTAGCGAGCTAAAAAGTATTGATTATGCTATTTTAATCCTTTTAAGAAATGCACTAAATGGTAAGAAATTTGAGATCATTACAAATGATGAGAAGATAAAGGCGATGGGTGATCTTTTAAATGATGAAAAGATTGATTTTAACTATATGCCGCCGCACAATAGTCTAAATTTCTTCTCACGACTCGGTGAAAAAATTTGTGAAGGTTTTGTGAATTTAGCTGAGTTTGGCACGTTCTTGGGCGAATTTTTAATAAAAAGCGTAAAAATTTTATTTAATCCAGCCAGTCTTAGATTTAGGGAATTTAGTAACTATATAAAAGATGGCGGCGTAAATGCCGTTTTTATCGTATCCCTCACCGCTTTTTTGATAGGTGTTGTGCTTGCCTATCTTGGCAGTGCGATGCTTGCAAGCTTTGGGGCAAGTATATTTATAGTAGAGATCATGGGTATGCTAACGCTTAGAGAGGTGGCCCCACTCATCGCTGCTATCGTCATCGCGGGTAGATCAGCCTCTAGTTTTACTGCTCAAATTGGCGCTATGAAGCTAACCGAAGAGATAGACGCGATGAAGACGATGGGCTTTGAGCCATTTAACTTCTTGGTGCTGCCACGCATCATTGCCATGGTACTTTGCGTGCCTGTCATTATCTTTATAGCTGACGCGATAAGTATCTTAGGGCAGATGATTATTTGCCAAACGATACTTGATATCAGCTTTAGCGACTATCTAAATAGATTTCGCGAGATGGTTGAGCTTAGGCACTTTGCTGTTGGCATGATAAAAGCTCCATTTTTTGGCGCAGTAATAGCAATAATTGGCTGCATGAGGGGATTTGGTGTGAGTCAAAATGCCCAAAGCCTTGGAGCAATGACAACAGTTAGCGTCGTAAATGCGATATTTTGGGTTATCGCGCTTGATGCGTTTTTCGCGATAATTTTTATGTGGCTAAAGATATGA